The Ischnura elegans chromosome 1, ioIscEleg1.1, whole genome shotgun sequence genome contains a region encoding:
- the LOC124170596 gene encoding siderophore biosynthesis regulatory protein URBS1-like, whose product MASSSVSQEDVDNDYELSSRRTRIRTARACRNANPPPPSTAITSSSSINAIPPSAMASRINDHHNLGCGADHPDDGNGDGSLGSCLGGGELRSTEGADHNDASPKPLGRAKEKRVNRANHLNKGKQQRDRRKLREKRRSTGVVHLPSTESTGGSTGEDEDEGGATGGVISNCPLAAETRRNTHHNEHLLLERTGAPDGSAPSESNAVDSEDRVPVKQFTQRRNKSPSDLEADDEDNQEFDSLNQSDSATGSAPHPPTSTVTVAPLPPLHHPHHAHHHHHHHHHHRHQSGSSQSMHSNAANSTTAQQSEKVPNGNRPGTPTGENMEELLERAQEENRRLLRLLEERDRRIASLEARVSALREEKEEILRSVARGGKPDFDSDGEVPSPLILEGAHGERVLTEEGEGISKV is encoded by the exons ATGGCATCTAGCTCTGTTAGCCAAGAAGATGTGGATAATGACTATGAGCTGTCATCCCGTCGTACACGCATCAGGACAGCCAGGGCATGCAGAAATGCTAATCCCCCTCCCCCTAGCACAGCCATTACATCTTCCTCTTCCATCAATGCTATACCTCCATCTGCTATGGCATCACGGATAAATG aTCATCACAACCTTGGCTGTGGAGCTGATCATCCAGATGATGGAAACGGGGACGGCAGTCTTGGCTCATGCTTGGGTGGTGGAGAGCTGAGGAGCACAGAGGGAGCTGATCACAATGATGCTAGCCCTAAACCTCTTGGAAGAGCCAAGGAAAAAAGAGTGAACAG AGCCAATCATCTAAACAAAGGGAAGCAGCAAAGGGATAGGCGGAAACTACGTGAGAAAAGAAGGAGCACAGGTGTTGTTCATTTACCTTCTACAGAG TCAACTGGTGGGAGCACTGGTGAGGATGAAGATGAGGGTGGCGCTACTGGAGGTGTGATCTCAAATTGTCCCTTGGCTGCAGAGACCAGGCGGAACACCCACCACAATGAGCACTTGCTCCTGGAAAGGACAGGTGCCCCTGATGGGTCTGCACCCTCCGAGTCCAATGCTGTTGATAGTGAG GATCGAGTGCCTGTGAAACAGTTCACTCAGAGAAGGAACAAGAG TCCTTCTGACTTAGAAGCTGATGATGAAGACAACCAGGAATTTGACAGCTTAAATCAGTCTGACTCAGCTACGGGCAGTGCTCCTCACCCTCCCACTTCAACTGTGACGGTGGCGCCCCTGCCACCCCTCCACCACCCTCACCAtgcacaccaccaccaccatcaccatcaTCACCACAGGCACCAGAGTGGCTCTTCTCAGTCTATGCATTCCAATGCTGCTAACAGTACTACG GCACAACAATCTGAGAAGGTACCGAATGGAAATCGACCAGGCACACCCACTGGGGAAAATATGGAAGAG CTCCTGGAGCGAGCTCAGGAAGAAAATCGACGTCTCCTGCGTCTTTTAGAGGAGCGTGACCGCCGTATTGCATCACTAGAAGCAAGGGTCAGTGCCCTGCGGGAAGAGAAGGAGGAGATTTTGCGTTCAGTCGCTCGTGGTGGCAAGCCTGATTTTGACTCAGACGGTGAGGTACCATCTCCCCTCATCCTGGAAGGAGCTCATGGAGAAAGGGTGCTCACGGAGGAAGGGGAAGGCATCAGTAAGGTGTAA